One Faecalispora anaeroviscerum genomic window carries:
- a CDS encoding MSCRAMM family protein, translating to MINSVSLKWKGGDETDSGNTNANGAKDFFAASYATAAKIPLLQVQKTDANSHTALGGADFVLSALKKSGTMWIQDTSISQKSKTTVSSTGYANFLFLKRDVLYKVVESAAPSGYMPDSRPRYFVFLKDTVAGDYPAGTTAVDASTSSYMLPFTNSQQSGTIQGKKTNTSGGALPGAVIGLFPESETVYTSAEALQTYVSDNTTGAFHFTAASGTYKIVEITPPPGYLLNQGTVYTVTVPAGTNVTVDKDVNNNAITIANTKKPTGGGGNPGGGGNPGGGSTSGYIVIEKSSEDGVLSGFTFEITDGKTYTERFVTDADGRIMTGELPKGTYTIHEVAVEGVTDRYELPKAQTVRLSGVGTKVSFKNKLLEEFIPPEEVPLGGGTEPTPPTEVIPDDDVPKGGKETFGPKTGYTGASPLWSLMLGLSLAGLGYSVISLLVSKKQGRHAHK from the coding sequence ATGATCAACTCTGTATCCTTGAAATGGAAAGGCGGTGACGAAACCGATTCAGGGAATACAAACGCGAACGGCGCTAAGGATTTCTTTGCGGCCAGCTACGCGACAGCGGCAAAAATCCCCTTGCTGCAAGTGCAGAAAACCGATGCCAATAGCCACACGGCACTTGGCGGTGCTGATTTTGTTCTTAGCGCTTTGAAGAAAAGCGGCACCATGTGGATACAGGATACTTCCATTTCGCAGAAATCAAAAACCACTGTTTCTTCGACCGGTTATGCGAACTTCCTGTTCCTGAAAAGGGATGTTCTGTATAAGGTGGTTGAGTCAGCTGCCCCCAGCGGTTATATGCCAGACAGCAGGCCGCGGTATTTTGTTTTCCTGAAAGATACCGTTGCAGGTGACTATCCGGCGGGTACAACAGCTGTGGATGCCAGCACCTCATCTTATATGCTGCCGTTTACGAACAGTCAGCAGTCCGGTACGATTCAGGGCAAGAAGACAAATACCTCGGGCGGGGCTTTGCCCGGTGCGGTAATCGGTCTGTTCCCGGAGAGCGAAACAGTGTATACCAGTGCCGAGGCGTTACAGACCTATGTCAGCGATAATACGACCGGGGCATTTCACTTTACGGCTGCTTCCGGCACATATAAAATTGTGGAGATTACGCCTCCCCCCGGTTATTTGCTGAATCAGGGTACCGTGTATACCGTAACAGTGCCCGCAGGTACAAATGTTACCGTAGATAAAGACGTTAATAATAATGCAATCACCATTGCCAATACCAAGAAACCCACCGGCGGTGGCGGCAATCCCGGCGGTGGCGGCAATCCCGGGGGAGGCAGTACTTCCGGCTACATTGTCATTGAGAAGTCCTCCGAGGACGGAGTGCTCTCCGGCTTTACCTTTGAGATTACAGACGGCAAGACTTATACCGAACGTTTTGTGACGGACGCGGATGGACGTATCATGACCGGTGAGCTGCCAAAAGGAACGTATACGATTCATGAAGTTGCGGTAGAAGGAGTGACGGATCGATACGAGCTTCCGAAGGCGCAGACAGTGCGTCTTTCCGGAGTGGGCACGAAGGTCAGCTTCAAAAACAAGCTGCTTGAAGAATTCATTCCGCCTGAAGAGGTGCCTTTGGGCGGAGGAACGGAACCAACGCCCCCGACGGAGGTGATTCCCGATGATGATGTTCCGAAGGGAGGCAAAGAAACCTTCGGGCCGAAAACCGGCTATACCGGTGCATCTCCGTTATGGTCGCTGATGCTGGGCCTCTCTCTGGCAGGCCTCGGGTATTCCGTTATTTCCCTGCTGGTTTCTAAAAAACAGGGACGCCATGCCCACAAATAA